AATTGCACTTCCTCCCTGTTCAAGTATCCTACGTACGGTTTCCTCTGCATCGTCTTTAGAACGGGAATAGTTTACGACTACCGTAGCCTTACGATCCGCCAGCTCCATACATATGGCTCTCCCAATTCCTGTACCGCCTCCTGTAACCAGTGCTACTTTTTGATGTAAATCCATGTATGTCCGCCCCTTATCCAACTCGTTAGTTTTGTGTGAAAAATAATATGATCTAATATGGATCATTGTAGAGGATGTATTATATTATGTATAATTGAATTAACTGAACTTTAAATTCAATAAAATTGAATTAAACGAGCGACTTAGGAGTAGGAGAATGGATATTAAAGCACTTAAAACATTTCAGATGATTGTGAATTGCGGAAGTTTTATGCGTGCAGCGGAAGCGTTGAATTATGCACAATCCACCGTGACGATGCAAATACAGAGACTGGAATCCGATCTAGGAGTTCAGTTGATTGAACGGGGCAAGAAGATAAAGTTAACTGAAGCGGGCAGGATGTTTTACGAGCAAAGTCTGCATATTGTAAAAGATATGGAGCAATTGCAGGAAAATATGGAGAACCTGCAAAAGGGAACCGCAGGCGACATTCGCATAGGGGTGACTGAACCGACCGCCAGTTACCGACTACCTGAAATTTTAAAGCGATTCTTAAACCATTATCCTTACATTCGGATTTCTGTTGAGTTTGGGAATACCCCTACATTAAGCGAGCGTATTCTCAAAGGGGATGTGGACATCGCATTATGCTCTGCTCCGGATTTGGGTACAGAACTATATTTTGAACCTTTATTTAAGGAGAATTTTGTAGTTTTGATGCCTGAACATCACCCTCTTGCACAAAAGGAGTGCATTGGACCCGCAGATTTGCAAGGGCATCGCCTACTTATTACGTCGTCCATCTGTCCCTATCGGCGTAAACTTGAAATGGTCATGAAGGAATATGGAATAACCACGTTAGACACGATGGAAATTGGCAGCATGACGGCTCTAAAATCCTATGTGGAATGTGAATTAGGAATTGCTCTTGTGCCACAAATTCTAGTCGATCCTGTCCCGGGAGGAACAGCAGTGAGGCAATTAAGCGGCAGCTTGATCGATATGACCTTTGGTCTTCTGTGTAAAGCAACCGAGGCACCGCTGAAGCTGGCAAGCTCAAGGCTATATTCCGTATTAAAGCAGAACTTGGGCAATTGTCCTGAGCACACAATATCAAACCGACTGCAATAGGCAGCCGGTTCGTTTGGTTATTTTTTCGTAATGGGAATCCATACTTCACTTCGGTATTCCTCAGCATGAGTATTCCCCATGGTATATACTTCTAGCTCAGGCCCGCCTGAGTGCTCATAGTTGCTGGCAGGGAACCATTCCTGGTAAATTCTTTGCCATACCTTCTGGATCGAGTGAGGCATAGGGCCGATGGATGTAAACACGGCCCAGGTTGCAGCCGGGATGGTTCTGGCTTCTAATCCGTTCGAGGCTGCTACGTCTTCACTGCCCTCTGCGGCGATAAGGTAGCTAAACGTTTCCTCACCGTACTTCATGTCCAGACATATACCGAGGATATCATCGCCTGTCCCCAAGGCATGAATGCGATCTGATGTGCCATCTCCGTTAAGCCGATCCCAGAATTTTGGGATTTCCCGAAGATTTTCGCCGTTCTTAGTAGTAACTTGAATGGACTTCCCAATGACCGTAAACGCCGCCTTCTCTACAATTTTATAATCCATTTCCTGATCTCCCTTCAGCGATAGGTGGAAGGTGATGCGCGGAAAGGCTTTCAGGTTCACTCCCGGGTTTCTGGCCTCAGAGGGAGAAATACCGTGTACCTTTCGGAACGCTTTAGAAAAAGATTCGGGGGAATCATATCCGTATTTGAACGCAACATCCAGTACTTTGGTGGTAGAAAGACTCAACTCCTGAGCAGCCAGGGTCAATCGACGTTTGCGCACATATTCTGCTACCGTAACGCCAGTCAGCATATAAAACATCCGTTGAAAATGAAAGGGAGACGAGTAGGCCGCCTTTGCAATTTCATCGATATTGAGGGGCTGCTGCATTCTATCTTCCATTAGATCGAGTGCGTTCTTGATCCGAACCAACCATTCCAACCACATCACCTTCCTTGGTTGTAATCATATCATTCACGGTGTCCGTCATCCTGTCTTTGCGTGCTGTTGTTGAACAGGGTTTCATCAGCCTGCCCCCTTGTGTTCATAATTAAAATTTGGGACAATAAAAGAAGTGTTTGAATAGCGCAGAGCGCTCAAACATGCTATGATGCAATGATAGTTGAGACGAGTCGTGATGGCTAGGGTTTATATATAGAAATACGAATTTTAACGTTTGTGAAAAGAGGATCGAACATGAAAAAGGAATCCATTTATGGATTAACGTTAGACCAATTGACAGCATGGCTCATGGAGCATGGACATAAAAAATCTCGGGCATTACAGGTATGGGACGCATTGTACCGGAAACGAATTACTGATTTTGCGGCGATGACAGAGGTTCACGAGAGTTGTACTCGCTTGTTGGCAGAGCACTTCTCTATTGAAATCCTGGAAGAACACGTGAAGCAACAATCAGCAGACGGGACGGTCAAGTTTTTGTTCCGCTTGCAGGATGGGAATTTGATTGAGACGGTATTAATGCGGCATAAGTTTGGACTATCCGTATGTGTGACGACCCAGGTGGGATGTAACATTGGATGCAGCTTCTGCGCGAGCGGATTGTTGAAGAAGAGCCGTGACCTTTCCAGTGGTGAAATTGTAGGACAAATCATGAAGGTGCAGCTGTATCTGGACCAGGAACGTCCGGGCGACCGGGTCAGTCACGTTGTGGTAATGGGGATTGGCGAACCGTTTGATAACTTTGTGAACCTGTCCGATTTCATTCGGGTCATTAAGGATCACAAAGGGCTGGCGATTGGGCCGCGGCATATTACTGTGTCCACAAGTGGCCTTGCCGATAAAATTATTGAATTTGCAGATTCCGATCTACACGTCAACCTTGCGATCTCCCTCCATGCTCCAAATAATGAGATTCGTACCCGCATTATGAAGATCAACCGGGCGATCCCGATTGAGAAGCTCATGCAGGCGATTGACTATTATTTGGACAAAACCAATCGTCGGATTACGCTAGAGTACATCCTCCTGAAGGATGTTAATGACGGTAAGGAGCATGCGCTCGAACTGGCTGAGCTGGTGGGCCATCGTCGCAATCTGGCGAATGTGAACCTGATTCCGTACAATCCGGTGGATGAGCATAGTCAATACCAGCGGAGTGAGTCGGAGTCGATTACTGGCTTCTATGATGTGTTGAAAAAGCAAGGCATTAGCTGTAGTGTTCGGCTGGAGCACGGAGTCGACATTGATGCGGCCTGTGGACAGCTACGCAGCAAGCAAATTCGCAAGGATGCGAGCGGCAGCCGCAATGCGGAGCGCGAAGCGATTAGTTAAAATGCACGAGCGTACTCTCTAACAGGAGTACGCTTTTTTTATACATGAGCCATGGAACAAAACGCCAACTGTAAATGTGAAAATAGTCACGTAATAGTTGCTGCTTTTACGTTATAGTGAGTGGTTAGTGGAGGGGTTATATGGCTAACGTAATTTCAAATGTGGCGCTCGTTCCGGGCATTTATGTAATGAAGATAGAGGGCAAATTTAAAGGGAAAATGGGTCAGTTCTACATGCTGCGCAGCGGGAATGGTTACCCACTGCTGCCCAGACCCATCAGCATTTATGATATCGGGGAAGAGAGTATTTCCTTTTTATACCGGGTTGTTGGAGAGGGGACCAATTTATTTTCCCAGTTACAGCCTGGTCAGGAGATTCAGTTGGAAGGACCTTTCGGAAACGGGTTTCCGCAGGTCGAGGGCAGCCTAGCTTTAATCGGCGGTGGCATGGGTACAGCACCTTTGTTGTTGGCTGCAAAATATTACCCACATGCAGACGTTTATCTGGGTTTTGCACAGCAAGCCTTTGGGGTTGAAGCGTTCGAGGCAGCGGCAGCATCTGTACAGGTCAAAGTAGGGGGAAGCATCGTCGAACAGGTCGATCCGGCTCGCTATGCGAATATGTTTTCCTGCGGGCCCACTCCGATGTTGCAAGCACTTGCGTTGAAAACGGCGGGTACAGCGTCCCGTTTATATATTTCAACAGAAAGACACATGGCTTGCGGTATTGGCGCATGTTTGGGCTGTACTATGCGTACCCGTGAAGGCAATCGGAGGGTATGTAAGGAAGGGCCTGTATTCCCGGTGGAGGAGGTGGAGTTCGATGATCTCCATGGCATGTAATATAGCAGGTGTACCGTTCAAAAATCCAATTATCATGGCATCCGGTACGTTTGGGTTCGGGCGTGAGTATGCAGAATTCTATTCTCCTGAGCTACTCGGCGGCATCGTCGGCAAGGGACTAACCCTTCATCCGAAGGCGGGGAATACGGGGCAACGAATACATGAGACAGCATCCGGTATGCTGAATAGTGTAGGATTGGAAAATCCAGGCGTGGCGGCTTTTTTGAAGGATGAACTGGATGACATGACTCGCTGGAATACAGCTGTTATTGCCAATGTGGGCGGCTCCAATCTGGAGGAATACGTTCAGGCCGTAGCCATGATTACGGAAAACGCGCAAAAACGCCGTACAATGAACCGCAGAGGCGTTGACATGCTGGAATTGAACATTTCATGTCCCAATGTGAAGCAGGGTGGAATGCAATTTGGTATCCAGACGGAGGTAGCACGGGAGGTTGTGCGTCAGGTGCGCAATGTGACGGCACTTCCGCTGATCGTCAAGCTATCTCCGAATGCAGAGAACATCACGCAGATGGCAGTGATGTGCGAGGAAGAAGGCGCGGACGGGGTTTCGCTGATCAATACATTTTCTGCAATGAAAATAGATATACGTCGGCGTCGCAGTGTCTTTGCCAACACGTATGCAGGCCTTTCCGGCCCGGCAATCAAGCCGATTGCCTTGCGCATGGTTCACCAGGTGGCGCAGGCGGTATCGATTCCTGTGATCGGGATGGGCGGGATCAGCTCGGTGGAGGACATTATTGAATTCACCATGGCAGGGGCCGCCGCCATTCAGGTGGGAACGTATAATTTTGTCCATTTACATGCAGGGGCTGAGCTGGTATATGGACTAGAACAATGGATGCAGCAGGAAAAGGTGCAGTCGTTGGATGAGATACGAGGAATTTTGTGAATTTTGGACTCGTTTGTGCATAAACTTAAGCATACAAAACCGGCTTGTCTTTTTAGGCAAGCCGGTTTTGTATTTTACCGAACCAGCCAGACTCGACTAATGGTTAATATCGCATTTGTTCAAGATGAACGAAATTTGATTTTCCAGCCGATGAATGGCTTCCTTGGATGCCTGGTCGTTGGCATCTTGTGCCTGAAGCGTAGCGAGCTCCTGCTTGAGCTGGTGAAGGTCTTGTCCTGCATGGGAGCAGTCGTAATTGCTTTCGAGATTGTCAATCATCCGTTATCCTCCCTTTCGTTAGGTATACGTCCTTATTATGGAGGATTGATCTTTCCTTATTCAGCATATTGTTCTATTTCAGATACAGACTACGTTAATTCCCGATGAGGCGCGTAAAGCTTGCAGAATAAGAAGGGAATTTGTCAAACAATGTCGAATAAAAAGGGATTATAGGGGCAAGATAGGCTCTTCTTCTCATGGAGAGCTTGATAAAGAAGCTGGGTGATAGGGTTGCGGTTAAAAGGCAAGTTGAAACCGAGAAGACAATTCAAAGTTTCGCTACAATTCATGATTATTATTTTGGTTGTTTTAGTTATTATTATTTCCTTGATTATATCCTTGCTTCTCATTCGTAATTTCGTGATTAACAAGCATTTTGATAATACGAAGGAAAAACTTTCAGGTATTGCCAAGGTGGTTGCCAGTGACAACGATGTGATTCGTAATGTTGAGCGGGGAGTTCCTGTGAGACAGATCCAGGATTACTCGCTTGGAGTCATGCATAACGTTAATGTAGATTTTGTAGTCATACTGAACCACGATTTAATTCGGCTATCACATCCGAATGAAACCATGATTGGCAAGCCTTTCTCTGATCTGAATGATGCCAGAAAGGCGCTATCCGGTCAGGGACATTTTTCTGAGAATATCGGTGTTTTGGGTCAAGGCTACCGTTATTTTACGCCGATATTCAATCAACAGAATGAGGTCATTGGCATTGTATGTGTAGGACTGACCATGAGAACGCTAAATCATGATTTGATGCAGGCGCAGTATACCATTTTTGGAGGACTGATGCTGGGGCTCTTTAGTGGAGTTCTGGGGGCGATCATTCTGGCGCAAAAAATCAAAACGATTTTATTTGGGCTGGAGCCACAAGAGATAGCAACACGATTACGTGAAAAAGTAATTATTGAAAATGAAGTCTCTGAAGGCATTATAGCCATTTCCGCTGATAAGAAAATTATGCTTATGAACAAGGAAGCTCAGGCCAAGTACCAACTGGCGAATCAAGACAAGAAAGCACCGATTGGCGAGCAAATCGATACCAACTTTTATAACGCGCTCTTCAAGAAAGTGTTTGATGATAAGAAGAAGATCAAGGACCGCTCATTTTATGTGAACGGTATAGAAGTCATTGCGACAGTAACCCCTATACATGTAGAAAATGAGTTTTTTGGGGCAGTGGCTACGCTGCGCGACCAATCCGAGATGATTCATCTTAGCAATCAGTTAAGTGGCACCAAATATTATATTAACTCTCTTCGCGGGCAGACGCATGAGTTTATGAACAAAATGCACGTGATCTCCGGATTGATTGAGATGAGGAAGTATGAAGAGGTCAGTCAGTATATTCAGCAGCTAAATCACCGGTATCAAAATGAAGTAGGCTTTCTAACAGAGAGAATTAAAGTTCCGGCGTTAGCAGGTTTTATTATGGGAAAAATCAACGAAGCACGCGAGCAAAATATTTCGGTGTTACTGGAAGAGAGCTCGAATGTCTCTAATGTGGAGATGCAGGACATTGTTCATGATGTTATACACATATTGGGCAATTTTTTTGACAACGCTATAGACTCCATTTTACAAAAAAAACAACCCGGCAAAATTGAATTGAAATTGAATTATGAGTGCGAGGGAAATGTGTTCATTTTGAAAGTGAAGGATAATGGTATGGGGATTGATTCCGAAATGCAACAAAGAATATTCGAGCATGGCTTTTCAACCAAAGGAGAGGACAGGGGTTACGGCTTGAATCTGGTTAAAACCATGGTGGATAATCACCAGGGCATCATTGAAATGGACAGCCAACCTGGCCTGGGAACAAGTATCTATGTAGAGTTGCCCTGTACATTGGAGGTGACGAGTGAATGAAGGTACTCATTGTGGAGGATGATCCCATGGTTGCTGAGCTCAACCAACAGTTTATTGAGCGTATGGACAACTTGGATGTGGTAGGTAAAGCAGATACCGTCCAGAAAGCGCAGGATTATCTTCAGAAACACACACCGGATTTGGTATTACTGGACGTGTATTTACCCGGAAAAAGCGGATTAACCTTGCTATCCCATATGCAGGAGCATCAGTACCATGCTTCGGTTATTTTAATTACGGCTGCAAAGGATATCCAAACGGTGAAGGAAGCTGTTTTTTATGGAGTGGCGGACTATCTAATCAAGCCTTTTACATTCGAACGTTTTAAGCTGGCTGTGGAGAAAATCCAGCGTCTGGCCACGGTAATGGAGGAAGGGAACGGAATTAATCAGGCTGTCATTGATCAATATTTTAATAAAGAAGAGCCTATGGGTATGGAAAAGAAAAAAACTACTGAACATCTATCCCCAAATCTATCAAAAAATCTGTCTAAAAACTTGTCCAAACTGACCATGACTACCATACTGAAGAGTATCCAAGAGCTGGACGGCCCCTTTTCGGTTGAAACCTTAGCCAGAGAAGTAGACTTGTCCCGTATTACAGTCAAAAAATATATTCAGTTCCTAGTAGACGATGGCTTCCTAATTGAATCGATAGAATACCACAAGGTAGGAAGACCACTAATGCTCTATCAGATCAATCCTGATATAAAAGAACCGCCATTTCCAGTATGATCTGGAGATAGCGGTTCTTTACTTTCCAATGAGTGTGCCAGACTTCCTACTTTATTTCATAGCGAGAACAGGAAGTGGAACCAGATTGTCCGAAGAATGAGTTGTAATGATATCATGGAAGTTTTCGTAGCTGGTTTCAATCATGTTGGATAACGCAGTAACCGTATTCGAGCCCGCATGAGGGGTTACCAAAACTCTTGGATACAGCTCTACAAGCTTCTGGATTGTTGGGTCCGGGAGCATTTGCCATGGGTCAAATGCTTTGAAAAATAGTTCTTCCTCTTTAGGGAAGACATCTGTTCCGAACCCTTCCAAATGATTGCTGAGCAAAGCATCCAGAATGGCTTGGTTATCTTGTAATTCCCCGCGTGAGGTGTTGATGAGAATAGCTCCCTTTTTCATTTTTGCTAAAAAGCTGGCATTAATCATTTGGTCGTTCTGTCCCGGCAGGTAAGGAACATGCACACTGACGATGTCACTCTCTGCCAGTAACTCATCCAAGGTTGTGAATGGAACGACGGCCTTGGCCGCGTCCGATTGGTACACATCATAGCCGATAACAGAAGCACCTAATCCTTTAAACAATCTGGCTTCCGTCAGGCCGATGCGACCGACCCCGATAATCCCGACTTTACAATTGTGAATCTCTTTGCTGAACGTATGC
This window of the Paenibacillus polymyxa genome carries:
- a CDS encoding dihydroorotate dehydrogenase, whose protein sequence is MISMACNIAGVPFKNPIIMASGTFGFGREYAEFYSPELLGGIVGKGLTLHPKAGNTGQRIHETASGMLNSVGLENPGVAAFLKDELDDMTRWNTAVIANVGGSNLEEYVQAVAMITENAQKRRTMNRRGVDMLELNISCPNVKQGGMQFGIQTEVAREVVRQVRNVTALPLIVKLSPNAENITQMAVMCEEEGADGVSLINTFSAMKIDIRRRRSVFANTYAGLSGPAIKPIALRMVHQVAQAVSIPVIGMGGISSVEDIIEFTMAGAAAIQVGTYNFVHLHAGAELVYGLEQWMQQEKVQSLDEIRGIL
- a CDS encoding AraC family transcriptional regulator, whose product is MWLEWLVRIKNALDLMEDRMQQPLNIDEIAKAAYSSPFHFQRMFYMLTGVTVAEYVRKRRLTLAAQELSLSTTKVLDVAFKYGYDSPESFSKAFRKVHGISPSEARNPGVNLKAFPRITFHLSLKGDQEMDYKIVEKAAFTVIGKSIQVTTKNGENLREIPKFWDRLNGDGTSDRIHALGTGDDILGICLDMKYGEETFSYLIAAEGSEDVAASNGLEARTIPAATWAVFTSIGPMPHSIQKVWQRIYQEWFPASNYEHSGGPELEVYTMGNTHAEEYRSEVWIPITKK
- a CDS encoding response regulator, with the protein product MKVLIVEDDPMVAELNQQFIERMDNLDVVGKADTVQKAQDYLQKHTPDLVLLDVYLPGKSGLTLLSHMQEHQYHASVILITAAKDIQTVKEAVFYGVADYLIKPFTFERFKLAVEKIQRLATVMEEGNGINQAVIDQYFNKEEPMGMEKKKTTEHLSPNLSKNLSKNLSKLTMTTILKSIQELDGPFSVETLAREVDLSRITVKKYIQFLVDDGFLIESIEYHKVGRPLMLYQINPDIKEPPFPV
- a CDS encoding 2-hydroxyacid dehydrogenase produces the protein MLKIICYGARSYEKPYFHELNKYNFQLTLVEELLTSSNAELAQHHDAVLLRGNCAANRENLTKFNKYGIQYVFTRTVGINHIDLDACSEFGMKVARVPSYSPNAIAELSLTLAMMLLRHTAYMTTKSSFKNFIVDEHTFSKEIHNCKVGIIGVGRIGLTEARLFKGLGASVIGYDVYQSDAAKAVVPFTTLDELLAESDIVSVHVPYLPGQNDQMINASFLAKMKKGAILINTSRGELQDNQAILDALLSNHLEGFGTDVFPKEEELFFKAFDPWQMLPDPTIQKLVELYPRVLVTPHAGSNTVTALSNMIETSYENFHDIITTHSSDNLVPLPVLAMK
- the rlmN gene encoding 23S rRNA (adenine(2503)-C(2))-methyltransferase RlmN; translated protein: MKKESIYGLTLDQLTAWLMEHGHKKSRALQVWDALYRKRITDFAAMTEVHESCTRLLAEHFSIEILEEHVKQQSADGTVKFLFRLQDGNLIETVLMRHKFGLSVCVTTQVGCNIGCSFCASGLLKKSRDLSSGEIVGQIMKVQLYLDQERPGDRVSHVVVMGIGEPFDNFVNLSDFIRVIKDHKGLAIGPRHITVSTSGLADKIIEFADSDLHVNLAISLHAPNNEIRTRIMKINRAIPIEKLMQAIDYYLDKTNRRITLEYILLKDVNDGKEHALELAELVGHRRNLANVNLIPYNPVDEHSQYQRSESESITGFYDVLKKQGISCSVRLEHGVDIDAACGQLRSKQIRKDASGSRNAEREAIS
- a CDS encoding dihydroorotate dehydrogenase electron transfer subunit codes for the protein MANVISNVALVPGIYVMKIEGKFKGKMGQFYMLRSGNGYPLLPRPISIYDIGEESISFLYRVVGEGTNLFSQLQPGQEIQLEGPFGNGFPQVEGSLALIGGGMGTAPLLLAAKYYPHADVYLGFAQQAFGVEAFEAAAASVQVKVGGSIVEQVDPARYANMFSCGPTPMLQALALKTAGTASRLYISTERHMACGIGACLGCTMRTREGNRRVCKEGPVFPVEEVEFDDLHGM
- a CDS encoding ATP-binding protein, producing MIIILVVLVIIISLIISLLLIRNFVINKHFDNTKEKLSGIAKVVASDNDVIRNVERGVPVRQIQDYSLGVMHNVNVDFVVILNHDLIRLSHPNETMIGKPFSDLNDARKALSGQGHFSENIGVLGQGYRYFTPIFNQQNEVIGIVCVGLTMRTLNHDLMQAQYTIFGGLMLGLFSGVLGAIILAQKIKTILFGLEPQEIATRLREKVIIENEVSEGIIAISADKKIMLMNKEAQAKYQLANQDKKAPIGEQIDTNFYNALFKKVFDDKKKIKDRSFYVNGIEVIATVTPIHVENEFFGAVATLRDQSEMIHLSNQLSGTKYYINSLRGQTHEFMNKMHVISGLIEMRKYEEVSQYIQQLNHRYQNEVGFLTERIKVPALAGFIMGKINEAREQNISVLLEESSNVSNVEMQDIVHDVIHILGNFFDNAIDSILQKKQPGKIELKLNYECEGNVFILKVKDNGMGIDSEMQQRIFEHGFSTKGEDRGYGLNLVKTMVDNHQGIIEMDSQPGLGTSIYVELPCTLEVTSE
- a CDS encoding LysR family transcriptional regulator, encoding MDIKALKTFQMIVNCGSFMRAAEALNYAQSTVTMQIQRLESDLGVQLIERGKKIKLTEAGRMFYEQSLHIVKDMEQLQENMENLQKGTAGDIRIGVTEPTASYRLPEILKRFLNHYPYIRISVEFGNTPTLSERILKGDVDIALCSAPDLGTELYFEPLFKENFVVLMPEHHPLAQKECIGPADLQGHRLLITSSICPYRRKLEMVMKEYGITTLDTMEIGSMTALKSYVECELGIALVPQILVDPVPGGTAVRQLSGSLIDMTFGLLCKATEAPLKLASSRLYSVLKQNLGNCPEHTISNRLQ